From the Pirellulales bacterium genome, one window contains:
- a CDS encoding protein kinase, whose protein sequence is MRATPPAELVALLGRLGLATPRQVRAAYRHARRLAKDLALFDTVWVDALVQARALTPFQATEINEGRGENLRVGPFTLVRPLAKNASGPCYEAREIASGRAMRLTVMPVPTAAGAALEQVERLIEKSMAVRSPHLVPIEKCGLDNGQLWTASASVAGRTAAAWLIRGGRMPNEVVLEIARQMVATLTICEAAGVLHGDISAQQLVLNPLGQVQLLDPGLRILSDTLLTVELTDRSVETADYLAPERAAAASPSSIATDIFACGALWWHLLAGRPPFAGAKYVDRLRAACATRIRDIKPIASDTPEPLITAIRCATEPAPERRPKSIAELLQLLGPPSDRGQALLARFVTRGVSPPERLVRRVRTIRRSPNMPTWATASAGVLLALGIGSWPLWTPESPAAPPLAIPQTVDVAPSKTVSTPVASTIVTRGKGDAPPATGAESATHGKLQESPAPQQKPQVVRTSAMQPVAAVPRLPDDKKTVSREFVISARRPVTWSQVRPAQGQCVRSRPGERAQIILPASGAILATENVRFEDVDFVVSTPTTRSTLVITAAGATFTRCSLQVITEAGPLPAAFDWQPAATADATSSARLELCECVLANVGAGIRCKATRPAAIAMTDVLFLGADALAEIDSSHDAPRRVDVLFKHCTVRGAAEVLEWRVAAEPSSALNVEAVDCVFELAATGAVLAVSSSGSATLSPSVLRTVAWRGSGSLVGLKTPLVRWRGEDGALQPIGNDRLRAEGLVRTEMGFAGEIGDGPDASRLVRWQVPLRSATPPGIGDMALPRLR, encoded by the coding sequence GTGCGCGCTACTCCTCCGGCGGAACTCGTTGCACTCTTAGGCCGCCTCGGATTGGCGACGCCGCGACAAGTTCGCGCCGCGTACCGTCACGCGCGGCGCTTGGCAAAAGACCTGGCGCTGTTTGATACCGTGTGGGTCGATGCCTTGGTCCAGGCGCGCGCCTTAACGCCATTTCAGGCGACGGAAATCAACGAGGGACGCGGCGAGAATTTGCGGGTAGGGCCATTTACGCTTGTCCGGCCCCTTGCAAAAAACGCGTCGGGCCCGTGTTACGAGGCACGCGAGATCGCCAGCGGCCGTGCCATGCGTTTGACCGTCATGCCAGTGCCGACGGCCGCCGGTGCAGCGCTGGAGCAGGTCGAGCGACTGATCGAAAAGTCGATGGCTGTGCGTTCGCCGCACCTCGTGCCGATCGAAAAGTGTGGCCTCGACAACGGCCAACTTTGGACTGCCTCGGCCAGCGTCGCTGGTCGTACTGCAGCGGCATGGCTGATACGTGGCGGACGCATGCCAAATGAAGTGGTGCTGGAAATCGCCCGACAGATGGTGGCGACGCTTACCATCTGTGAAGCGGCTGGCGTGTTGCACGGCGATATTTCGGCCCAGCAATTGGTGCTCAATCCGCTGGGGCAGGTGCAGTTACTTGACCCTGGGCTGCGCATTCTGAGCGACACGCTCCTAACTGTTGAGCTGACAGATCGAAGCGTTGAAACGGCCGACTACCTGGCGCCGGAACGAGCGGCCGCCGCATCGCCTTCTAGTATTGCTACAGATATCTTTGCCTGCGGCGCCCTGTGGTGGCATCTGCTGGCCGGCCGTCCTCCATTTGCCGGTGCAAAGTATGTGGATCGCCTGCGTGCTGCTTGCGCGACGCGAATTCGGGATATCAAGCCGATCGCCTCAGACACGCCTGAACCACTTATTACGGCGATTCGCTGTGCTACGGAGCCAGCACCGGAACGGCGGCCGAAGTCGATTGCGGAACTCCTGCAGCTTCTCGGTCCTCCAAGCGATCGTGGACAGGCGCTCTTGGCACGATTTGTAACGCGCGGTGTTTCTCCGCCCGAACGTCTGGTGCGTCGCGTTCGCACGATCCGGCGGTCACCAAATATGCCGACCTGGGCCACGGCGTCGGCGGGCGTTTTGCTGGCCTTGGGAATCGGCAGTTGGCCCTTGTGGACCCCTGAATCACCCGCTGCTCCGCCACTCGCCATACCGCAAACTGTAGATGTTGCGCCATCGAAAACTGTGTCAACGCCCGTTGCTTCGACAATCGTTACGAGGGGCAAGGGCGATGCACCTCCTGCAACAGGTGCGGAATCGGCGACTCACGGCAAACTTCAGGAATCGCCTGCTCCGCAACAGAAACCACAAGTGGTGCGCACCTCGGCCATGCAGCCAGTAGCCGCAGTTCCCCGGCTGCCTGACGATAAGAAAACGGTATCGCGAGAGTTTGTCATCTCTGCGCGGCGGCCTGTAACGTGGTCGCAAGTGCGGCCCGCGCAGGGGCAGTGCGTGCGGTCGCGCCCCGGAGAGCGCGCGCAAATCATCCTTCCTGCGTCTGGCGCGATACTCGCCACGGAGAACGTACGCTTCGAGGATGTCGATTTCGTCGTTTCTACCCCCACGACGCGGAGTACGCTGGTCATCACGGCCGCCGGTGCGACATTCACGCGCTGCTCGTTGCAGGTCATCACGGAGGCGGGCCCCCTGCCTGCCGCGTTTGATTGGCAGCCTGCCGCGACGGCCGATGCGACGAGTTCGGCTCGGCTGGAGCTATGCGAGTGCGTGCTGGCTAATGTCGGCGCAGGCATTCGCTGCAAAGCGACGCGGCCTGCCGCGATTGCCATGACAGACGTGTTATTCCTCGGCGCCGACGCGCTGGCGGAAATCGATTCGTCGCACGACGCCCCAAGGCGCGTCGATGTGCTGTTCAAGCATTGCACAGTTCGGGGCGCGGCAGAGGTCCTTGAGTGGCGCGTGGCTGCCGAACCATCGAGCGCACTAAACGTTGAAGCTGTCGATTGCGTTTTTGAACTCGCCGCGACGGGTGCTGTTCTCGCGGTATCGAGCAGTGGCTCGGCGACACTTAGCCCGAGCGTTTTGCGCACCGTGGCCTGGCGGGGCTCGGGGTCGCTCGTCGGGCTGAAAACGCCGCTCGTGCGTTGGCGGGGCGAGGACGGCGCGCTGCAACCAATCGGCAACGACCGCCTGCGGGCCGAGGGGCTGGTTCGGACCGAAATGGGTTTTGCCGGCGAAATCGGTGACGGGCCGGACGCCTCGCGACTGGTGCGCTGGCAAGTCCCCCTTCGTTCCGCCACGCCGCCTGGCATCGGGGATATGGCTCTGCCGCGGCTGCGTTAG